A stretch of the Marmota flaviventris isolate mMarFla1 chromosome 12, mMarFla1.hap1, whole genome shotgun sequence genome encodes the following:
- the Rpp38 gene encoding ribonuclease P protein subunit p38 produces the protein MPAAPQAPSRGSIRKTRPLVVKTSLNNPYAVCWSTLEREDMHFILQTIEQKFKSIGLQKIEDKKKRKKTPFIKKHKVERCSLGVDTSEDLKNRPEANQQVSGWTPVQIRKQLAIGVNEVTRALERSELLLVLVCKSVKPAIITSHLIQLSVSRVVPACQVPCLSATLAPVIGLKCVLALGFKKDTTDFVDEVRAIIPRVPSLTVPWLQDRIENIGDNLETESLGIQDKETLETSFEDLSKHKRKLEGQQVSVALQPLKIKKLIPNPNKIRKPPKSKKNTSK, from the coding sequence ATGCCTGCAGCCCCTCAAGCACCTTCCAGAGGATCCATTCGCAAGACCAGACCTCTGGTTGTAAAGACGTCCTTGAACAACCCCTATGCTGTCTGTTGGAGCACACTGGAGAGGGAGGACATGCACTTCATTTTACAGACAATTGAGCAGAAGTTTAAATCTATTGGACTTCAGAAAATCGaggacaagaaaaaaaggaaaaaaacgcCTTTTATAAAAAAGCACAAGGTAGAAAGATGCAGCCTAGGTGTTGATACTAGTGAGGATCTGAAGAATAGGCCAGAAGCTAACCAGCAGGTGTCAGGGTGGACGCCTGTGCAGATCAGGAAGCAGCTTGCCATAGGTGTTAATGAAGTCACCAGAGCTCTGGAAAGGAGTGAACTGCTCTTGGTTCTGGTATGTAAGTCAGTCAAGCCTGCCATCATCACCTCACACTTGATTCAGTTAAGTGTAAGCAGAGTTGTTCCTGCCTGTCAGGTTCCCTGCCTCAGTGCGACACTAGCCCCTGTCATTGGCTTAAAATGTGTGCTAGCATTGGGATTCAAAAAAGACACCACTGACTTTGTAGATGAAGTAAGAGCTATCATTCCCAGAGTGCCCAGTTTAACTGTGCCATGGCTTCAGGACAGAATTGAAAATATTGGAGACAATTTAGAAACTGAATCTTTGGGAATCCAAGACAAAGAGACTTTGGAAACTTCATTTGAAGACCTCTCAAAGCACAAGAGAAAACTTGAAGGTCAGCAGGTCTCTGTAGCATTACAGCctcttaaaataaagaaattgattcCCAACCCTAATAAGATAAGGAAACCacccaaaagtaaaaaaaatacttcGAAGTAA
- the Acbd7 gene encoding acyl-CoA-binding domain-containing protein 7 isoform X2: MYFDRATEDVKKLKTRPEDEELKEIYGLYKQAVIGDIDIACPALLDVKGRAKWEAWSFQKGLSKEDAMSAYISKAKELIEKYGI; the protein is encoded by the exons atgt ATTTTGACAGGGCCACAGAAGATgtgaagaagctgaaaacaagaCCAGAGGATGAAGAACTGAAGGAAATCTATGGCCTTTACAAGCAAGCTGTCATTGGAGACATTGATATTG CATGTCCAGCACTGTTGGATGTCAAAGGCAGGGCGAAGTGGGAAGCATGGAGCTTCCAAAAAG GGTTGTCCAAGGAGGATGCCATGAGTGCCTATATTTCTAAAGCCAAAGAGCTGATTGAAAAATATGGAATTTAA
- the Acbd7 gene encoding acyl-CoA-binding domain-containing protein 7 isoform X1 yields MSLQADFDRATEDVKKLKTRPEDEELKEIYGLYKQAVIGDIDIACPALLDVKGRAKWEAWSFQKGLSKEDAMSAYISKAKELIEKYGI; encoded by the exons ATGTCCCTGCAG GCAGATTTTGACAGGGCCACAGAAGATgtgaagaagctgaaaacaagaCCAGAGGATGAAGAACTGAAGGAAATCTATGGCCTTTACAAGCAAGCTGTCATTGGAGACATTGATATTG CATGTCCAGCACTGTTGGATGTCAAAGGCAGGGCGAAGTGGGAAGCATGGAGCTTCCAAAAAG GGTTGTCCAAGGAGGATGCCATGAGTGCCTATATTTCTAAAGCCAAAGAGCTGATTGAAAAATATGGAATTTAA